The Chroicocephalus ridibundus chromosome 2, bChrRid1.1, whole genome shotgun sequence genome includes a region encoding these proteins:
- the COLEC10 gene encoding collectin-10 yields the protein MSSKKEQQLRKYGTLVVLFIFQVQIFGFDVDNRPTTDVCSTHTILPGPKGDEGEKGDRGEVGKQGKVGPKGPKGNKGPVGDIGDQGMLGKIGPIGGKGDKGAKGLSGVSGKKGKAGTVCDCGRYRRVVGQMTINVARLNTSIKFLKNVIAGIRETDEKFYYIVKEEKNYREALIHCRDRGGTLAMPKDEATNALIADYISSSGLFRAFIGLNDMEKEGQFVYADNSPMQNYSNWKEGEPHDPAGREDCVEMLSTGEWNDSECQVTIYFVCEFLKKRK from the exons ATGAGCAGCAAGAAAGAACAACAGCTAAGGAAATACGGGACCCTAGTAGTGCTTTTTATCTTCCAAGTTcagatttttggttttgatgttgaCAATCGACCTACAACAGATGTCTGCTCGACACACACAATTTTACCTGGACCAAAAG gggatgaaggagaaaaaggagatagAGGAGAAGTGGGGAAACAAGGGAAGGTTGGACCAAAAGGACCAAAAG GAAACAAAGGACCTGTGGGGGATATTGGTGACCAGGGAATGCTTGGGAAAATCGGTCCAATTGGTGGAAAGG GTGACAAAGGAGCTAAAGGCTTATCGGGGGTttctggaaaaaagggaaaagcag GCACGGTCTGCGACTGTGGAAGATACCGCAGAGTTGTTGGACAAATGACTATCAATGTTGCTCGACTTAACACATCCATCAAGTTCCTAAAGAACG TTATAGCAGGTATCAGGGAGACAGACGAGAAATTCTATTACAttgtgaaagaagagaagaattatAGAGAAGCCTTGAtccactgcagggacagaggaggaACACTGGCCATGCCTAAAGATGAGGCAACCAACGCCCTGATTGCTGACTACATCTCCAGCAGCGGCCTCTTCCGAGCCTTCATTGGCCTGAACGACATGGAAAAAGAAGGACAGTTTGTGTATGCAGACAACAGCCCAATGCAGAACTACAGTAACTGGAAGGAAGGAGAGCCTCATGACCCAGCTGGCCGCGAGGACTGCGTGGAAATGCTCAGCACGGGAGAGTGGAATGACTCTGAGTGCCAAGTTACCATCTACTTCGTCTGTGAATTCCtcaagaagaggaaataa